From Rana temporaria chromosome 7, aRanTem1.1, whole genome shotgun sequence, the proteins below share one genomic window:
- the RPS8 gene encoding 40S ribosomal protein S8, whose amino-acid sequence MGISRDNWHKRRKTGGKRKPYHKKRKYELGRPAANTKIGPRRIHTVRVRGGNKKYRALRLDAGNFSWGSECCTRKTRIIDVVYNASNNELVRTKTLVKNCILLIDSTPYRQWYEAHYATPLGRKKGAKLTPEEEEILNKKRSKKTQKKYEDRKKTAKISPLLEEQFQQGKLLACIASRPGQCGRADGYVLEGKELEFYLRKIKAKKGK is encoded by the exons ATGG GTATCTCACGGGATAACTGGCACAAGCGCCGCAAGACTGGAGGCAAAAGGAAGCCGTACCACAAGAAGAGGAAGTATGAGTTGGGCCGCCCTGCCGCCAACACCAAG atcggCCCACGCCGCATCCACACCGTGAGAGTCCGGGGAGGGAATAAGAAGTACAGAGCTCTGAGGTTGGACGCCGGAAACTTCTCTTGGGGATCTGAGT GCTGCACCCGGAAGACCAGGATCATCGATGTCGTCTACAACGCGTCGAACAACGAGCTGGTCAGAACCAAGACTCTGGTGAAGAACTGCATCCTCCTGATcgacagcaccccctacaggcaGTGGTACGAGGCGCACTACGCCACACCGCTCGGGCGCAAGAAGGGAGCTAAGCTG ACTCCTGAGGAAGAAGAAATCCTCAACAAGAAAAGATCTAAGAAAACCCAGAAAAAATATGAAGATCGCAAAAAGACAGCAAAGATCAGCCCTCTGCTGGAGGAACAGTTTCAACAGGGAAAACTGCTTG CGTGCATCGCCTCTAGGCCAGGACAGTGTGGCCGAGCGGACGGATACGTTCTTGAAGGCAAGGAGTTGGAGTTCTACCTGAGGAAGATCAAGGCCAAGAAGGGCAAATAA